From the Salvelinus fontinalis isolate EN_2023a chromosome 35, ASM2944872v1, whole genome shotgun sequence genome, one window contains:
- the LOC129834683 gene encoding serine/threonine-protein kinase ULK3-like isoform X1, with protein MASSFAPPKLANFILTERLGSGTYATVYKAYRKGDNREVVAVKVVEKKSLNKVSMENLLTEIEILKTVRHPHIVQLKDFQWDSENIYLILEWCSGGDLSRFIHSRRLLPERVARLFLQQIACALQFLHNHNISHLDLKPQNILLSGSVLKLADFGFASYMSPWDEQSALRGSPLYMAPEMVCRRQYDSRVDLWSVGVILYETLFGRAPFASRSYAELEEKIRSDKPIELPAGARVSRNCRDLLLRLLDRDPDTRLTFTQFFSHPWVDLEHMPNTESLGKAKDLVLKAVQKDQEGDRSAALSLYCSALEHFVPAIHYETDRLRKDALRKKVSQYVSRAEGLKALVSADNSLCFEQFKSTRDILREMSRDQPRLLAALELASTAIAMEENGIEDHDTLALYQQSLGELLLALAAEAQGRRRELLHGEIKSLMTRAEYLKEQIKMLENQKDVSMDREPLSESVRSSCCVQ; from the exons ATGGCTTCGAGCTTCGCCCCACCGAAACTGGCTAATTTCATTCTCACAGAGAGGCTGGGCAGTGGCACCTATGCGACAGTTTACAAAGCCTACAGAAAG GGGGACAACCGGGAGGTGGTGGCAGTGAAGGTGGTTGAGAAGAAGAGTCTGAACAAGGTGTCAATGGAGAACCTGCTGACTGAGATAGAGATCCTGAAAACTGTTCGCCACCCTCACATTGTTCAGCTGAAGGACTTCCAG TGGGACAGTGAGAACATCTATCTGATCCTGGAGTGGTGTTCTGGTGGGGACCTGTCCCGTTTCATCCACAGTAGGCGCTTGCTACCTGAGAGGGTGGCTCGGCTCTTCCTGCAGCAGATAG CCTGCGCTCTTCAGTTTCTCCATAATCATAACATCTCCCATCTGGACCTGAAACCCCAGAACATTCTGCTCAGTGGTTCTGTCCTTAAACTAGCAG ATTTTGGCTTTGCGAGTTACATGTCTCCGTGGGATGAGCAGAGTGCTCTGAGGGGCTCTCCTCTCTACATGGCCCCTGAGATGGTGTGTCGACGGCAGTATGACTCCAGGGTCGACCTCTGGTCTGTGGGAGTCATCCTGTATG AGACACTATTTGGCCGGGCACCATTTGCCTCCAGATCCTATGCTGAACTGGAGGAGAAGATCCGCAGTGACAAGCCCATCGAG CTGCCTGCGGGGGCCAGAGTGTCCAGGAACTGCAGGGACTTACTGCTGCGGCTGCTGGACAGGGACCCTGACACCCGCCTCACCTTCACTCAGTTCTTCTCCCACCCCTGGGTGGACCTCGAGCACATGCCCAACACAGAGAGCCTGGGGaaagcg AAGGATCTGGTCCTGAAAGCTGTTCAGAAGGACCAGGAGGGGGATAGATCAGCTGCCCTGTCTCTGTACTGCAGCGCACTGGAACACTTTGTCCCCGCCATTCACT ATGAAACAGACAGACTGCGTAAAGATGCCCTCAGGAAAAAG GTTAGTCAGTACGTGTCCAGGGCAGAGGGGCTGAAAGCTCTGGTGTCTGCAGACAACAGCCTCTGCTTTGAGCAGTTCAAGTCCACCAGAGACATCCTGAGAG AGATGTCCCGTGACCAACCACGGTTGCTGGCTGCTCTGGAGCTGGCATCTACAGCCATCGCCATG GAGGAGAATGGGATAGAGGACCATGATACACTGGCTCTGTACCAGCAGAGTCTGGGAGAACTACTGCTAGCCCTGGCAG CTGAAGCCCAGGGGCGCCGGAGAGAGCTGCTCCATGGTGAG ATCAAGAGCCTAATGACCCGAGCTGAATACCTCAAAGAACAGATCAAG ATGCTGGAGAACCAAAAAGACGTGTCAATGGATAGAGAGCCTCTATCAGAATCTGTGAGAAGTT
- the LOC129834683 gene encoding serine/threonine-protein kinase ULK3-like isoform X2, whose protein sequence is MASSFAPPKLANFILTERLGSGTYATVYKAYRKGDNREVVAVKVVEKKSLNKVSMENLLTEIEILKTVRHPHIVQLKDFQWDSENIYLILEWCSGGDLSRFIHSRRLLPERVARLFLQQIDFGFASYMSPWDEQSALRGSPLYMAPEMVCRRQYDSRVDLWSVGVILYETLFGRAPFASRSYAELEEKIRSDKPIELPAGARVSRNCRDLLLRLLDRDPDTRLTFTQFFSHPWVDLEHMPNTESLGKAKDLVLKAVQKDQEGDRSAALSLYCSALEHFVPAIHYETDRLRKDALRKKVSQYVSRAEGLKALVSADNSLCFEQFKSTRDILREMSRDQPRLLAALELASTAIAMEENGIEDHDTLALYQQSLGELLLALAAEAQGRRRELLHGEIKSLMTRAEYLKEQIKMLENQKDVSMDREPLSESVRSSCCVQ, encoded by the exons ATGGCTTCGAGCTTCGCCCCACCGAAACTGGCTAATTTCATTCTCACAGAGAGGCTGGGCAGTGGCACCTATGCGACAGTTTACAAAGCCTACAGAAAG GGGGACAACCGGGAGGTGGTGGCAGTGAAGGTGGTTGAGAAGAAGAGTCTGAACAAGGTGTCAATGGAGAACCTGCTGACTGAGATAGAGATCCTGAAAACTGTTCGCCACCCTCACATTGTTCAGCTGAAGGACTTCCAG TGGGACAGTGAGAACATCTATCTGATCCTGGAGTGGTGTTCTGGTGGGGACCTGTCCCGTTTCATCCACAGTAGGCGCTTGCTACCTGAGAGGGTGGCTCGGCTCTTCCTGCAGCAGATAG ATTTTGGCTTTGCGAGTTACATGTCTCCGTGGGATGAGCAGAGTGCTCTGAGGGGCTCTCCTCTCTACATGGCCCCTGAGATGGTGTGTCGACGGCAGTATGACTCCAGGGTCGACCTCTGGTCTGTGGGAGTCATCCTGTATG AGACACTATTTGGCCGGGCACCATTTGCCTCCAGATCCTATGCTGAACTGGAGGAGAAGATCCGCAGTGACAAGCCCATCGAG CTGCCTGCGGGGGCCAGAGTGTCCAGGAACTGCAGGGACTTACTGCTGCGGCTGCTGGACAGGGACCCTGACACCCGCCTCACCTTCACTCAGTTCTTCTCCCACCCCTGGGTGGACCTCGAGCACATGCCCAACACAGAGAGCCTGGGGaaagcg AAGGATCTGGTCCTGAAAGCTGTTCAGAAGGACCAGGAGGGGGATAGATCAGCTGCCCTGTCTCTGTACTGCAGCGCACTGGAACACTTTGTCCCCGCCATTCACT ATGAAACAGACAGACTGCGTAAAGATGCCCTCAGGAAAAAG GTTAGTCAGTACGTGTCCAGGGCAGAGGGGCTGAAAGCTCTGGTGTCTGCAGACAACAGCCTCTGCTTTGAGCAGTTCAAGTCCACCAGAGACATCCTGAGAG AGATGTCCCGTGACCAACCACGGTTGCTGGCTGCTCTGGAGCTGGCATCTACAGCCATCGCCATG GAGGAGAATGGGATAGAGGACCATGATACACTGGCTCTGTACCAGCAGAGTCTGGGAGAACTACTGCTAGCCCTGGCAG CTGAAGCCCAGGGGCGCCGGAGAGAGCTGCTCCATGGTGAG ATCAAGAGCCTAATGACCCGAGCTGAATACCTCAAAGAACAGATCAAG ATGCTGGAGAACCAAAAAGACGTGTCAATGGATAGAGAGCCTCTATCAGAATCTGTGAGAAGTT